The Bradyrhizobium sp. CCGB01 genome segment GGCCGACGCCACGCCCTTCTTCACCGCCTGCGCCTGACGCATCAGGGCGATGTTGCAGGGAGCAGCCTCGTTCCAGCATGAGGCGACGCCGACGAAGGGCTGGTGGATCTGGTCGGTGGTCAGACCCATGGCGTAGAAGTAGGACCGGTGCGGCGCGCGCGCAGGGCCTTCCGTCACGTGACGGCTCGGCAGCCTCTGCTTGATGTCGGTCTTCGCGTCCATCGCAAACCAGTTTCCCCGGCCAACCCTTTCAGACCCGAAAAATCAGAGCCAAGATTTGAATCGACCTTGGGATTTCTCGTTCTTCAAAGACCGCCGCTACCCTTCAAACTTTAGAGCGATTTTATTCATATCCGGGTGTGGCCAAAAAGCGGCGCTGATGCGAACGGACGGAGATAAGGGTTTAATCCAAGATGAGTGTTGCAGAGACGGCACAATCGTGGCTCGGAGGACACGGCTAGGCTTACCGTGATACCCGCAGTTGGAAGGTCGTTCACAACTTCAGATTTTGTGGCTGGAACGACGCACCCGGCTTCATCCTATGCGAAGGCGCCTCTGCTGAGTCGCGACACTTCTGGTCCTGTCCCTCCTGAAGTTGCGAGGCATGGGACGTAGCGCGCCCCATAGAGAGCCCCATCGCGCCGCAGAACGCACCTCAGCGACAACGGCTTTGCCATTGCGCGGGATGACGTCTTGTTCGCCGCATCGATTTCTGCACCCCAACGACGGACACACCTTCGCGTCCTCGCGGCGCATTCCGCCCGAGCTTTGCTTTGCTTTGCTCGCCCCACCCTCATATCCGGGGGCGCAGGGAAGGCCGGGTGCCGGCCGCACCCGCGGTCGGGACGCCCGTCGGTCCGAAGCTTCCCGGCCTGGCGTTATTCGTGCGGGAGGTGATATCCGCGACCACGATAATCAAAGTCCACGAGTTCGCAGATCCGAACCAAGGGATCGGCGGGCGCCGCGTAATAGGCCCGGATCTCCTTGATGAGACCGGTCGCCTCGTCGAACACATACCATTCGTCGCCACGCAGCGCGGTATTCTGCTTGCGCTTCCAATGGGTCCATTCGATCACGGCTTCCGGCGCCGTCGACGAGCACAGGATCTTTTCGATCGTCCATTGCGAGCCGAGAGTCTCGACGCACCAGATCCATTTGCGCGCAATGGTCTCGGCGCCGCGCCACGGAATGTCCGGCAAGCCCCGTGGAAAATAATGGACTGCGTCCGCGGTGAAGCAGGACATCAGGGCCTCGTGGTCAGCAGCGTTGCAGGCGTCGAAATAGCGACGGATCGTCGCCTCCATGGCGGCGGGCGATGTATTGCTCATCTCACCCTCCCGCCCGGATCGTCGTCGCGCTCGCCGG includes the following:
- a CDS encoding nuclear transport factor 2 family protein — translated: MSNTSPAAMEATIRRYFDACNAADHEALMSCFTADAVHYFPRGLPDIPWRGAETIARKWIWCVETLGSQWTIEKILCSSTAPEAVIEWTHWKRKQNTALRGDEWYVFDEATGLIKEIRAYYAAPADPLVRICELVDFDYRGRGYHLPHE